Sequence from the Numida meleagris isolate 19003 breed g44 Domestic line chromosome 2, NumMel1.0, whole genome shotgun sequence genome:
gcagggcaAAGGCTTGCCAGCTCAGAGGCAACACAGATGGAGATGCATCCTGAATCTGGTTACGGCTGCAGAGACTTTAAGGCTGCTGGTGCTTTTCTAAGGACTCTTGATCTCACCTTCAGAGAGTATTTTGCATGCAATAGAGATCAGAGGAATAAAACTAACTTATCCAGCCTGCTGTGGGCTCCACTATTTTTCAATAGAAACACGATGCCTGGGAGAATCTCCTGCCTGTCACCTCCTCTGGTCCCACAGGGTGGCTGTGGCCAACTGCCATACTCCTGACGTCCGTACCCCAACAGCGTGCAGCTCACGCCAGCCTGGCCAGCCAACATACCTCTCTGCCTCCATTTTTGACTGCCCTCAAGCTCTGAGCCTGCCTTCCTGCAGTACTTGCCTGAGTACTGCCCAAGTTACTCTTTGGAAAGTCTCTCCCTACCATTACCCAATTAATTCTTCATGCACTTTTTCTAAACAGCATGAAATAGACATTTGGAGGGCTGTAGGCTAAAGATATTTAGCAGGGAAAGCtactggagaaaacaaagatactGTAAGAAAAGCCATAATGCTAATGCCACATGCAAGTTATATTTGTTTAGCTAAGCTGGAACACTGTCAGCTGAAAACACTAGCTGCTTTCTAAGGGAAAATAGAGCAGTCATTTCACACAATTGAATTGATTCAGTATGGTTGTTAAGATACATTAAAGCCGCTTTGCCAATTGACTAATGTCTGGGAGACCCACTGTCAATTACACTAGTTTGTAAGCCCTCAAGTATgtgaatacaaaacaaacaaaaataatgtccTTCGTTACATTATTCTGTGCACTTGACTTCCCATGTACAATacctaaaaaaaagaaaaaacaccataaGAACTGCACTGCTGTAGACCATATGGTTTATTACTCATAAGCGTCCTAACTGGTGCATTCAGCTAACTGGATTTTAGCTGCAGTAGaggaagtaagaaaaaaacaaccctacaCTTTATTTGTTCGAGCTGCACGGCATGTGAATGAGGCTTCCCCAGCATGAGAAAGCTCCCTTTGGCTGGATTGCCCAAGGCTGTGGGCGcgtttgttttccattctatGCAAGTTTCACAGAGTCCAACCTTACGCTTTGTAACGTTACTTCCTATCGCTGATACGCCAATAAGCCAAGCAGCTAGGGTACCAGCGTTTACCTCCTTTTTGTCTCTGAAGACATCGATCTCTTTTTTGAGCAGTTCGACCCTCTGGAAAGCTTCGAGGCTGGTGATGGCATACACAAGAATGAAGCCATCGGCAACAGAGAAGTAGTGCTTCGGCAGCTCCACACCCTCCTGCAGACCCCTGGTGTCATACAGCCGCAACTGCTCCTTCACACCTCGGTCCGTCTCCACCGATGCCAAGTACACATCTTCCATTGTGGCACCCTCTTCTAAACCTGTTTTAAAACAAGCGGGAAGGGTCAGCTGCCGTAAGTACAGCACCACTATAATAAATGCTCGCGGTGCGGCAGAACTTTACCCTGCAATAGCTTTCAGCTCATATTTTTCCAGGGTGATTTGACCTGTATTCGACCTCGATTGTCATGCAAGGGCTGTATCCATAGATCACCACGCCAGCTATTTACAGTAGTGACACCATGTAAATACAGCCATCTAATATATGAGCCTGTAAAATTAATCTATACGACATGTAAGCGCAGGATGTGATAAGATATATGGCTCTTCCCCCAGGTTTCCCAAACTCCAACCACCCAGTGTACCAGCTCTGTGCCAAACACTGCAAATGGGCCTGCCCAAACATACCCTTAGGGAAGAACAGCCAAGGAACACCAGAGAGGCAAGTACTGACATCTTGAGCCTACTCCTCTGCTTCATGCTGGGCTGGATTGTACTGCAGAAGCAGGAGCCAAAGGAGTAGTTCTGGAAATGAATGTGCCTTGGTGGAACAACTAACCAACACGTGAAACCAAGCCAAAAAGGGAAGAGGATGTTTGTATGCAAGCAAAGTTGCGTGCTATATTTACCCAAACACATAGTGAGCTTTTTCCATCCCTTAGGGATTTAACATGACTCAGATTTGCTAATAGGAGCGAGCTCATTTACTGCAGGGTAAGAGCATGCACAAGGTATCAAGCTCCCATATATCTCACCTGCTCCATGGTAACTATCTGCATACCggctctccttccttcccctccccacagTAAATGGGAGGCAATATGAGGTACGTTACTCTGAAttaattaaaactttattttccaagCCAAACCTTGAAAACACATGGATCTTCTTAGCTTCGTGGTCGCCCTGGATGCAGGTCCAGATGGCTGCAGGTCCCAACAAACTGCATAATGCAGCTGGGTTACTGTCAGGGCTAGTTTGAAGAATTCACATCAACCCTCTGCAAGCCATATTTTTGCCTCCACTGCATTCCTATACACAGGGACTGTTCGCTGGTGCAGGGCTACAGTAATGAGTACTGCATTGTTCCCTTTGTCTGCCAAAAGGGAACCATATTAGTGCATTGTATAAGAAAACACGAGGGATTATCTGGCCTGTGAAAATAAGGATTTTGCTATATTCAGTGACAGTattcaaaatactttgcattGACAAACAAGCTAAAGAATTCCACCCACGCACATCATTTCCCATGATATATGCAGCATTCCTGAGCAGGAAAGTGGCACAAGCTGTTCTCTTTGCCCCTCTTTGTGCAGCCTGCATAGATCAAAACTCTTATTAGGTTTGCAaccaattaatttattttgcctCCAAATATAGCCATGCTAGCATGCAAGAGCACAACtaagagcagaacaaaacaaaggctaataaaaacaaaaagggtgAACACAttctgtgcagctggagaatgTGTTACAAGGGCATTTTTAAAGACGAAAGTAGGTCTTCTGGATATAGCactattttttcttgctctgcttcATCTCATTGTACAGACAGGTCAAGGAAGAATCTAGCATCAGTAAATACTGCTTTGGCAAGAAGGAATGAACCGTAAGTacctgcattttcattttagaaagcCATGAATAATGTTGGGCAGGTTTTTATCACCTAAATGCTGCACTGTAATTCAGTAGCCTTTAATATATCCGCATTCTCCTGTGACAGTCTCTTCCTAATGGCATTAAAAGTAGCAGTGGAAATTATGTCTTTTAACATCCTCcttgaaaatgaagaggaaaaattaagaCCTGCGAGGCAAGTCAGCAGAACAGAGCAACAAATTTTGACGTTAAATGGCAGAGTGGGGGACTGGACGCTTTGGAAGGAGCTGGAATTTGTGCATCAGGATCAGTTTCCAGAGGTGAAATTTCACCTGCACACGCAGGGGGAGGAAGCACTGCAAGTAGGTTACTCAGCAAACACGGACAGTTTTCAGTCGTACCCTTGTCACTTTGTTCTAGGCTCTACTTCAGCAGTGTCCTGCTGACACTGCTATTTGCACTTCTGGTTAGCACATCCCATCTCAACACTTTCCTGACCTTCATTCAGACATGTGCTGTTGTATGAGCAGGAGAACTGATGAGGGAAGCCTGGTGCCTGGCACCATCCCCCCCGCCCTGCTGCCGACTTGATGGGCATCCCCTTCTATCCTGCCCCCTTCACCCAGGGTTgaaggcagctctgcctggagctgctgcccccAGGCTGCCACAGCACGGGTGGCTTTGCTCTATCTCCTGCCACCAGTTTTCCTAAACTTACAGAAACAGATTTGGAAGTATCCACTGTTGTGATGCTGATGGAACCAGCTTTCAGGTTTGGAAGCCATAGGGAAGAAGGGTTAGGGTCAGCATTACAGCAATAAGTCTCATGGTTTCTTTGGAAACTAgactgaagatgaagaaatgcaCGACTCAGAGAAGAGCTAGACAGGTCTTTGGAGTTTGACCGACAGGAGCCAGCATGTCTGGATTTAGCTGCCAGTTCAGGTACTGGTCCCACCAACCAGAGCCATGGCTGTGACCCTCAGTTACATATGCTCAGCttcattttcatgcatttctaaAAGTCAAAGCTGACTCCAGCTCTATCTATCTGTTTAAGAAACAAAGGTCTATGAACACTTCATTTGGTTTATGAGCCCCCATACCTTTGAGCTGTGAAAGTCTTTCAGCCAAAACCCCGGGTCCCTCAAGCTGAGACCAAACAAGGCATATTCTCTCTGATTACAGGTTCTAACCAGAGTaacattcagttttcattcCCAGCTAGCTAGATGACTTGAAGTAGCTGGTCATGAGCAACCTGGCCATACAGCTATTTGTGCAGTCAGGAGGCAGAGAtaaggaaaacagtgttttctacAGGAAGAGTTCTCATCTCCTCCCCTTTAGCTGATAAGCTTCACCACAGGTTGAAGCACCAGCGGCATTCCCAAGGCAGAACACTCCTTTCTGAGCCCTCACTGAGTAGAGGCACCGCTGAAGGAAAAGCACCTTCCTTTTTTGCAGAAGGTGCAAAGCCATGCTAGAGCTTGGGTTTTGTGGGACCAGCTTCCTTTCCCAGCCAAGGACTCATCTCatccttttcctgatatccaacctgcccctcccctgacacagctccacgccgttccctcgggccctgtcgctgacacagagagcagagctcagcgctgcccctctgctccgtgcgaggagctgcagccgccatgaggcctcccctcagctcctctgctccggGCTGAGgaaaccaagggacctcagaCGCTCCTCATACACCTTGAGCTCCtgacccttccccatctttgcagccctcctctggacactcactaacagttttatgtcctttgCAGGAGTGCCAGCATCTGACCATGTAAGGACTTCATCCATGACAAGCCAGGGAGACACGAAGGAGCAAACTTTCATAGGAAAAACCCTGCAGTGCTACTGGGCCTGCAGCACTGTTCCCAACACGCAGCCAGGAGCACGGGCTCAAAGCCAAGGCTCAGTATAGCAGCGTGAAACCTCGGAGGACACTAAtcacttcctgcagcagctgtgccacagcTCCTTTGTGAAGGCAAGCCAGCTTTCTGCGAGCCAGGAGCAGGCTCGCTAGCACTGACAGGCTTGTGGCTCGCTATTAGCCCTGGAAAGCAATGGCAGAGCCACGGGGAAAGACAGCAGAGCtccagggagaggaggggaaggtCTGTGGTGCCCAGCATTAAGCCAGGCAGAGCATCAGGGAGTGACTGGGGACAAGCACGCGGCCTCCCCCGTTATGTCAGTGAGCATCCCGCCGTTACGCAATGCCACCGCAGCCACGCTCGGGAGCAGCCAGAAATAGCTGCTGGGCCTCAgcatggggagcagcagagggcagcagggatAGCGCAGCACCGAGGGTCACCTGGCCGGGCAGGCGAGGGGCAGGCCAAGGGAAAACTCACAGCCTGCAGGCATTGCAGCTCACGCTGAGAGCTACAGGGTGCTGTGCAGGATGCTGGTAGGATGCTGGAAGCAGGTGTTGCTGCAACATTAGGGGAAATCCTCCTTTGAAACAAGGGTATTAGCATACAGCTCAGTGTCACGCTTTGCAAAGCAAATTCCTCCTATCCATGAATTTTAAAGGCACAGTGCCTGCCAAGCAGCCAGCTAGAAATCCTAATATTTATCCAACAGCACACCCCAGCATTGAATTCACCAGCCTAGGAAACAGACACTGGACGCCCTCTGTCAAAGGCCTGAGATCCCCCCCCTGCAGGCACCATTCATTGCCCTTCATCTGATATCTGGGGGGGGTGATTCCATGCTCCCCCTGCACAGCCCTTGGAGCCCAGAACGGAACCTaaagcaaagctgttttccttcccagcacTTTAACTATGagccaaaaccaaaccaaattcTAGGAAGGCATGACAGAAGTCTAAGCAGTCTCTCTAATCATCATATCATATCCATTTACTTTTCAGGCACCAACAGCAtctgaggcactggcacaggctgcccagagaagctgcggatgccccatccctggagaagcccaaggccaggttggatggggccccgggcagcctgagctggtggtggCAGCCCCATGGCATGGGGTTGGAACTGCGTGGGCTTTAAGGTGCCTTCTAGcctgagccattctgtgattctataactcTATGATCTTTCAGTGAACAATGTATTTCTTGTTTGCATATTTGCGTAAATGGGCAGTGAGCACACCATCTGCTTttgtgtctgtttctttttaagcacTTCTGTAGTTTGGAACTGGGAACACCACAGAAGGGCTCTTCCAAACCACTTCTGGTAGGCGTTAGGGGCCTACAAGTCCCAGAGAAGGCCCTGAGACAAGCCCAGGCCACGCTCTTGTCCTCCCTTAGCTCAGTGAGTGGCCCCGGGTCACCACTTTTGGGCCCACACACAACATTCTGCTTAAGGAAacaatccaaaaaaaaaaaaaaaaaaaaaaaagaaagaaaggtaaaaCCACCTCACCGACAGTGTGCTTTCCATAGAGAAGCTGCTCCAAAATCGCAGTTTTCCCCACAGATGCCATTCCGCAGACCACCACCTTGTAGCCCttccccattgtccccaggCCGGTGGGTGGCGAGCGCTGTCCGAATGCAGCAGTGTGACGGGGCCGGCAGCGGCAGGGACACACGCAGGACACGCACACAGTGCTTCTGGCCTGCACAGACAGAACCTGGGAGGCACTGCGGTCAGAGGCACGGGGCAGCCAGCACTAAGGCTTTGGGGTCTGTGTGAGGCTGTGCGTGGGGCTGGTCCCAGCGGGCAGCCTGCAGAAGCCAGCTGGCTCTTGCAGGGCCAATGGCATCAGTGTGACACTGGGAAGTGACGAGCACCTTTTTGGGAGCAAGCCCGGtgccaccagccctgcagggcacaCATTTAGGGTCGGAAGGGGCTGGCTGTGGCCAGGGAAGGCCTAGCTCTCGCTCTGCTCCCCAGTGAGCCCCGAGTCCACCCAGGAACACTGCTACTCCAGGACGGGGACACCAGACCCCCAGCACCaggccccagccctgctccgcAGCAGGGCCGGCACGGGCACACGCACAGGACGGCCGCCAGCGGCTCGGGACGGGCACTGAGGCTCCGACAAGATTTTCCCTCAGGAcgttttatttaattttaggattcttcatttttatgtttagGAACCCTCACGCCTTCTTtgtaggatttatttttaagcgCCTTTGTGTGGCCCAAACCGGCAGGTTTGTGGCTATCACGGCGGTGCTCCAGGCGCTGCCCATGCCCCCAACCCTCGCCCCTCGCCCCAAGCCGTGCCCGCCGCGCGCGCCCCTGGCCCCGCGCGCCACCCGCCCCCGCGCGAGCGCGCACCTGGGCTTAGCGTCCCACGCCGCCCCATTGAGCCGCGCCGGGGCACGCCCCCTGCCGCTCATTGGCtggcgcggggccggggcggggcggggtCGGCGGGCGGCCGAGGCGAGCGGCTGAGCTCTCCCGGGACTACATTACCCATGAGGCGCCGGGGCCGCCGCCGGAAGTGTGGTGCCGCCGCAAGGGGCTGTGGGAGGTAGGCCTCTTCCTTTCCGGCGTTGGGCGCCATCGGGGCCGGGTACGTCAGTGCTCGGCTGGCCTTCCATCCGCTCCCATCCCCGCTCCTTGCTGGTTATCCGCCCGCCTCGCTGCCGGCCCTGCGCGGTGCGGCTCTGGCGGGGCGGGATGGGGCCTCTTCGGCGGGCGGGCAAGCGGCAGAGCGCGGCAGGATGGTGCGGGGCCCGCGGGCCGCGCCTCGCCGGACGGCTTGATTGCGGGCTGCGGGCCGGGGGCAGCCGGGCGGGCGGCTGTGTGTGGGGCGGGAGGGGTCTGCGAGGGCGAGCAGGCCGCGTGCCTGGGTTAGGCACCTGGTGTGTAGCTTTGCGGTGGGTCGTGTCGTGATGCAGCCCCGAAATGGGATGGTGGGATGTcggctgcagctgggctgatTCAAAGAGTAGAGCATGGGGTGCTTTTTGCACAAGGGAACTCtcattggtttgtttttaattgtgaTTTGAGTGGTGGTTTGATGGCGTTGGCTTAcatctgccagctgctggaACCTGTATGCTCCAGGTGTGTGCGAGCAAAGCAGGTCCTAGAGATGCTTAACCCATCTTAATAGTGAGGACTAGACCACTCCTAGTCACATACCTCTTTAAAGAGTGACATTTAAAACTTGGTTCAGATCTTAATTCTCTGTTCTGATGATGTCTGCAATTCATGAGGCAGTAGCTCCTCAGCTGAGGAGTTCAACGCTAGAGAACAATTCATACATTCTTTACAAAcgattagaaaatgaaataggaaatttttcgctcagagagtggtgaaaCCCTGGCACACgttgcctagagaagctgtggatgccccatccctggaggcgtttgAGGCCAGGTTGCTTGAAGCTCTttgcagcctggtctggtggggtggcagccctgcccgtggcGGTTGGGTTGGAACTTGAGGGTGCCTTCTGacccaaagcattctatgaaatggaagaaaattgcTGAGAATGGTAGCTGCTGTGTGTCTCATTGCAGGCTGCTAAATGTGAGCCATATTACCAAGTGTACTAATGATTCAAAAAAGCATAACAGCACGTTATGTACCGGTGGTGTTGTATGTATGGTTTTGCGCAGTGTCTTTTTATTGGAAGCTGTGTGCTTCTGGAGCCAGATGTGCTGCCCTTTTTTCATTGATCTCTTGTCTCAGCAGGTAACCAAACATGGGTGCCTACAAGTACATCCAGGAGCTATGGAGGAAAAAGCAGTCAGATGTGATGCGTTTCCTCCTTCGTGTCCGCTGCTGGCAGTACCGCCAGCTGTCTGCCTTGCATCGTGCTCCTCGACCAACCAGGCCAGACAAAGCTCGCAGGCTGGGATATAAGGCCAAGCAAGGTAATGAGACATGGGGATGAAGTCCCTGTGCCTTCTCATGGAGTGGCCATGGTTTTATCAACTTGCTTCTTTCTATAACTGATAGCAGAATGATGAAACTGGAAGCTTGAATGTCCTGGAAAAGCCTGAAATGTCCTGAATTAAGTAAACCTATAAGTATGTTCATTTAGTAGCAGTGCCTACAGcccaaaactgtattttgtgtAATTTAATATCCCCTGTGACCAATTAGGCAGATCAAGTGCGTTCAGGCTGCAATTCTCCTTGTGCTGCCTTATTACTGCTCCATTGACCAGTGTTTTTAGTAGGGCAGGTTTGGAGCCTGGGGGTTCCTTTCCCAGGCCAGGCTTTTTCACAAGTTACTTTATAGCTGTGTGTGCTTGAGTGGATAAAATTACTTAATTTCTATGATCGTTAGGAAACAGTTAGTGATAGGAGAAACTAACTCAGAGAAAGTGGACATCAATCTGTAACTTgagcaaatcatagaatcatagaatgagctaggttggaaaagacctacaagatcacctagtccaaccatccacctaccaccaacaacctctctaaactatgtctcccaacgctatatctaaatgtttcttgaacacctccagggacggtgactccaccacctccctgggcagtccgttccagcgcctgaccactctttcagaaaagtagtatttcctaatgcccagcctaaatctcccctggtgcaacttgaagccattccccctcgtcctgtcactagttacaagagagaagaggctgatccccagctcactacaacctcccttcaggtagttatagagagcgatgaggtctcccctgagcctcctccagactgaacaatcccagctccctcagccgctcctcataaggcctgtgctccagacccctcaccagcttcgtcgccctcctctgaacacgctccagggcctcagtgtcttttttgcagtgaggggcccaaaactggacacagtactcgaggtggggccttactagggctgagtacagagggagaatgacttccctactcctactggcaacactatttctgatacaagccaggatgccattggccttcttggccacctgggcacactgctggctcatgctcagccgagcgtcgactaatacccctaggtccgtttcctccatacaactttccagccactctgccccaagcctgtagcactgcctggggttgttgcagccaaagtgcaggacccggcacttggtcttgttgaacctcatcccgttggcttcagcccagagatccagcctgtccagatctctctgtagggcctctctacccccaggcagatcgacacttcctgccagcttggtgtcatctgcaaacttactgagggtgctctcaatgccctcatccaggtcatcaataaagatactgaagaggacaggccccagcaccgacccctggggaacaccactcatgactggtcgccagctggatttaactctattcaccaccactctctgggcccggccctccagccagctccttacccagcaaagggtgtacctgtccaagccacaggctgccagtttctccaggagaatactggaCAAATCCTTGAAGCAGGTCACCCTGTTTGTTCTCTGTTACAATACAAAAGTAAAGAATATAAGCTTCTGTTCCTATTTGTGaggtttgtttcatttcctcatgTTTCAGTAGGTTTTATGGGTAACTTGTGCTTCAGTGCTTTTTGAATAGTGCTTTTACTGTATGGCCCCTTAGTTTTGGGG
This genomic interval carries:
- the NKIRAS1 gene encoding NF-kappa-B inhibitor-interacting Ras-like protein 1 isoform X2; the encoded protein is MGRRGTLSPGLEEGATMEDVYLASVETDRGVKEQLRLYDTRGLQEGVELPKHYFSVADGFILVYAITSLEAFQRVELLKKEIDVFRDKKEVTVIVLGNKMDLLEQRQVETEAAQQWARAEKVRLWEVTVTDRKTLLEPFTFLASKLSQSQNKSTFPLPGRKSKGNNCDN
- the NKIRAS1 gene encoding NF-kappa-B inhibitor-interacting Ras-like protein 1 isoform X1 gives rise to the protein MGKGYKVVVCGMASVGKTAILEQLLYGKHTVGLEEGATMEDVYLASVETDRGVKEQLRLYDTRGLQEGVELPKHYFSVADGFILVYAITSLEAFQRVELLKKEIDVFRDKKEVTVIVLGNKMDLLEQRQVETEAAQQWARAEKVRLWEVTVTDRKTLLEPFTFLASKLSQSQNKSTFPLPGRKSKGNNCDN